A window of Malania oleifera isolate guangnan ecotype guangnan chromosome 5, ASM2987363v1, whole genome shotgun sequence contains these coding sequences:
- the LOC131155530 gene encoding HVA22-like protein i — MMGSFLSRALVMVFGYAYPAYDCFKSVEKNKPKIEQLIFWCQYWILVAMLTVCERVGDAFISWLPMYSEAKVALLIYLWHPKTKGTIYVYNSFFRPFLAKHEKEIDRNLLEMRTRAGEIAIVYWQKTASYGQARFFEILQYVSSQSALRSYAAQESMGKEKK; from the exons ATGATGGGATCTTTTCTTTCAAGAGCCCTTGT AATGGTTTTTGGTTATGCTTATCCTGCATATGACTGCTTCAAATCTGTGGAGAAGAACAAACCCAAGATTGAGCAACTCATATTTTGGTGCCAGTACTG GATTTTAGTTGCCATGCTTACGGTTTGCGAGAGAGTTGGGGATGCTTTTATCTCATG GTTACCAATGTACAGCGAAGCAAAGGTGGCACTTCTTATATACCTTTGGCATCCTAAGACAAAA GggacaatatatgtttataattcTTTTTTTCGGCCGTTTTTGGCAAAGCATGAGAAAGAAATCGACCGTAACTTGTTGGAGATGAGGACTAGGGCTGGGGAGATTGCAATTGTGTATTGGCAAAAGACTGCAAGTTATGGCCAGGCAAGGTTTTTTGAGATTTTGCAGTATGTTTCTTCTCAATCTGCATTAAGGTCTTATGCTGCTCAAGAATCCATGGGCAAAGAAAAGAAGTAG